A portion of the Thunnus maccoyii chromosome 20, fThuMac1.1, whole genome shotgun sequence genome contains these proteins:
- the LOC121887119 gene encoding transcription factor Sox-9-A-like gives MNLLDPYLKMSEEQDKCLSDAPSPSMSEDSAGSPCPSGSGSDTENTRPSENGLLRADGTLGDFKKDEEDKFPACIRDAVSQVLKGYDWTLVPMPVRVNGSTKNKPHVKRPMNAFMVWAQAARRKLADQYPHLHNAELSKTLGKLWRLLNEGEKRPFVEEAERLRVQHKKDHPDYKYQPRRRKSVKNGQSEVEDGSEQTHISPNAIFKALQQADSPASSMGEVHSPGEHSGSQGPPTPPTTPKTDVSSGKMDLKREGGLRSLADGPGGRQLNIDFRDVDIGELSSDVISHIETFDVNEFDQYLPPNGHPGSAGGPGNTTAVTYTGSYSISSGAPVSPQAGGAAAWMAKSQSQQGQQQQQQQQQQQQHTLTTLGSSSSSEAGQAQHRTQIKTEQLSPSHFSEQQGSPQHVTYSPFNLQHYSPSSYPAISRAQQYEYSDHQGGTAAASYYSHAGAGQGSGLYSTFSYMSSPSQRPMYTPIADNTGVPSIPQSSPQHWEQAPVYTQLTRP, from the exons ATGAATCTCCTCGACCCTTACCTGAAGATGTCGGAGGAACAAGACAAGTGTCTCTCTGATGCCCCGAGCCCGAGCATGTCCGAGGACTCCGCGGGCTCTCCGTGCCCGTCCGGTTCGGGTTCCGACACCGAGAACACCCGGCCGTCTGAGAACGGGCTGCTCAGAGCGGACGGAACCCTGGGCGACTTCAAGAAGGACGAGGAGGATAAGTTTCCCGCTTGCATCCGCGACGCTGTGTCCCAGGTGCTTAAGGGCTACGACTGGACCCTCGTGCCTATGCCGGTGCGCGTTAACGGATCTACCAAGAACAAGCCTCACGTAAAGAGACCGATGAATGCCTTTATGGTGTGGGCTCAGGCTGCGCGGAGGAAGCTGGCGGATCAGTACCCGCACCTGCATAACGCGGAGCTCAGCAAAACTCTGGGGAAACTCTGGAG ACTTCTCAATGAAGGCGAGAAGCGGCCGTTTGTGGAGGAGGCTGAGCGGCTCCGGGTGCAGCACAAGAAGGATCACCCGGACTACAAATACCAGCCCCGGCGGAGAAAGTCAGTGAAGAACGGACAGAGCGAGGTGGAGGACGGCAGCGAGCAGACGCACATATCCCCTAATGCCATCTTCAAAGCTCTCCAGCAGGCGGACTCTCCTGCCTCCAGCATGGGAGAGGTGCACTCTCCGGGTGAGCACtcag GCTCCCAAGggccccccacccctcccaccACCCCAAAGACTGATGTCAGCTCAGGCAAGATGGACCTTAAGCGTGAAGGAGGTCTCCGCTCTCTCGCCGACGGCCCCGGCGGGCGCCAGCTCAACATCGACTTCCGCGATGTGGACATCGGCGAGCTGAGCAGCGATGTCATCTCCCACATCGAGACCTTCGATGTCAATGAGTTCGACCAGTACCTCCCGCCTAACGGTCACCCGGGTTCTGCAGGCGGCCCTGGCAACACCACAGCTGTCACCTACACCGGCAGCTACAGCATCAGCAGCGGTGCACCGGTCAGCCCGCAGGCAGGAGGCGCTGCAGCCTGGATGGCTAAAAGCCAGAGCCAGCAgggacaacagcagcagcagcagcagcaacagcagcagcagcacactcTGACCACCCtggggagcagcagcagctcagaggcGGGTCAGGCCCAGCACAGGACCCAGATCAAGACGGAGCAGCTGAGCCCGAGCCACTTCAGCGAGCAGCAGGGCTCCCCTCAGCACGTCACCTACAGCCCGTTCAACCTGCAGCACTACAGCCCCTCCTCCTACCCAGCCATCTCCAGAGCGCAGCAGTACGAATACTCCGACCACCAGGGGGGCACAGCAGCCGCCTCCTACTACAGCCACGCGGGGGCGGGGCAGGGCTCAGGGCTGTACTCGACTTTCAGCTACATGAGCAGCCCCAGCCAGAGGCCCATGTACACGCCCATCGCCGACAACACAGGGGTGCCCTCCATCCCCCAGAGCAGCCCACAGCACTGGGAGCAGGCGCCAGTTTACACCCAGCTCACCAGACCCTGA